The window CGGTCAGACCGAACAGGATGACGCCATGAGGGCCGATGTTGAATTGTTCGTAGTAGCGCTGAAAATACGCCAGGTCGATCTCTGCCACGATGACCCCGGCAAAGCTGCCATCGACGTGATTGATGCGGCGGCTGACGGTGAGGGTGCGCTGACCGGTGACGTGGCTGCGCATGGGCTGGCCGATGAAGGGGCGGTCGCTGCGGCGGTGCTGGTGGTACTGGAAATAGTCATCCTGCACCGGCGAGCCCGTTTGCACCATGCGTTGCTGCGAGCTGGCCACGGTGCGGCCCTGTTCGTCCACCACGGTCAGTTGCGCCAGTTGCGGCAGGCTGGCCACGCTGCGGATCATGAAGTCGTGGGTGCGGATGCGGGCGCTGGCGCTGCGGTCTTCGTGGTCCAGGTGTTCCTGCACGGTTTCCAGGACGATGTCGGCTTCCTTGATGGACTGCTCGGCATGCTGGATCAGCGCCAGCGCCACGTTGGAGGCATCGGTGGTCGATTCGGACAGGGCCACTTCGCGGGCGCGCCAGGCCGTCCAGGCTTCCAGCAGCAGGATCACAACGCAGACGACGACCACGAACAGCAGTGCTGTGCGCGATGTATGTGTCTTGCCGTGTTGTGCCATGTTGATGTCCCCGAAAGCGCACTTGACCCCAGTGCGCATTCTTCCCAATCGGCATCCGGCTGTCTATCAGGGAAAGCCTGAAACGTGCCGCTATTGCCCTGTTGCAAGCCCTCGGGGCGGGCTGTGGACGGGCTCAGTCGTAACGGCGGTTGAACAGGATGTTGAGGCCATTGATGGTACCCGCGCGGGCCACTACCGACCAGCGCCGCGAAATCTGCCAGGTGGCCTTGGCCACGCTGGCCGCGCCTTGCAGGCTCTGTTCGTAGCCCAGCGTGATTTTTTCGGTGATGGCCTTGCCCAGGTTGACGACCTGGTCATTGGTCAGGCCCGATTCGCTGGAGCCGATGCTGAACTGGTCCAGCCCGATATCCTTGGCGATGCGTTTGCCGCCCATGTTGCCCACCAACGCCAGCGCCTGGCTGCTGGCCGTGCGCTGGCCAATGCTGGAGTTGTCGGTGCCATGGCCGAACATCATCCAGGACAGTTTCTCGTCATCCGGCACATTGGGTTCGGACACCAGCTGCACGCGCGGCTGGTTGGCGTTGCCGGTGACCGAGACGCCGGCCTCGACGTCCTGGTTGCGGCGCATGGCCAGGATGTTGATGTTGGGATTGGCGATGGGCCCCTGGAAGTTGATGATGCCGCGCTCGATGTTGAGCTTGGTGCCAAAGGCTTCGTAGCTGCCTTCGGCCACATTGATGGTGCCGCTGGCGCGCATGGGGGAGAGCGGTTCGCTGCGCACGGCCATCTCGCCGCGCAGGCGCAGGTCCGCGCCGCTGCCGCGGAAGCGGAAGTCATTGCCCAGGTCCACGGCGATATTGATGAAGGGCGCGAACTTGCTGGCCGGCTTTTCGGTGGCGGCTTCCAGCCGCTGCTTCGAAGACGCCTGGCCACCCACCTGGTTCTTGCCGCTGCGGCTGATGATGACCACGTCATCCCCCAGCTTGGGCGCGCTGCTCTTGGGCAGGTCGAACAGGGCGTGGTCTACCGTGAACTTGCCATCCACATGCAACTGTTCGTTGACGTTGCTGATCTTGCCCTGGCCCGAGAGCATCAGGCGGCGGTCGGGACTGGCGAACAGTTCCAGCTGCTCGGCCGTGAGGGTGGCGTTGAGGTCAGGGTTGTCGGCGCCCAGCTGGATCTTGCCGCCGGCGCGCAGGGTCCCCCGGCCGCCATGGAATTCGATCTGGCGCAGGTCGATGACATTGCTGTCCATCACGATGCGCACGATGCCATCCTTCAACTGGATGCCCTGGTCGAACTGCGTCACGGCCAGGTCGTCGCCATTGACCGCGCCCGAGAGCTTGGGCTGGGCCAGCGTGCCGGCCACGTTCAGGTCGGCGCTGAGCTTGCCGTTCAGGCTCACCTGCGGACCGATCAGGTCACCGATGCGCTTGAGTTCAGGCAGCTCCAGGCGCGCGTTCAACGCCAGTGGCGATCCATCGGCCAGGGTCAGCAGCTGGTCGACCCGTTGCAGACCGATCTGTCCGCCCAGCGCCAGGGTGCCGATGCGGCTGGCGTCCACGCGTCCGCTCAGGCGCATCTGCTCGCCCTGGAAATCGCTGCGCAGCTTCAGTTCGGACAGCCCCAGCGTGGCCTCGCCATTGCTGGTGACGAGCCGCAGGTCGCCGGACTGGCGGGCGATCTGGACATAGCCGCGGGCGCTTTCGGCCAGCGAGAAATCCCAGTCGCTGTCGAGCACCAGATCGGTCTTCATCGGCGGCGCGGCGGCGCCCAGTTGTTGCGCCAGTTCCAGCAGCCGGCCGACGTCGAGGGCGCGCACCTCCCCGGCCGAGGCGATACGGCCTTGTCGCCACGACAGATGCCTGAGGTCGAGCGCGGTGCGGTCGATCTCGATGCGGGTGCTGCCGGCCTCTACGGCCTCGGGCGAGGCCTGCAGCGCCAGCGGGTGCAGCATGGCGATGCGCGGGAAGCCGTCGTTGCTGAGCTGGTCGATGCTGCCGTTCCAGCCATACTGGCCGCGGGTCTTTTCGGTGACCTGGCCATGCGCCGCCAAGGTCAGCGCCAGCGGACGGTTGAGCAGCTTGCCGTTGGCTTTCAGGCTCAGGCTGTGCTTGGCGTAGGTGCCATCGAGCTTCACCGCCAATTGCGCCAGCTCGGCCTGCGGCCCGCTGTAGCCATCGCCTTCCAGCGTCAGCGCCAGGCGGTTCTCGGGCGAGGCCACGCCGGCGGCGAGATTGCTGTGGATTTCCGCCTGTCCGGCCAGGTGCTGCAGCTTGTGCGGACCGAAGCCCAGTTGTTCGGCCTGATAGCTGGCCTGCAGGCTGGGGCGCTGGCGCGTGCCGCCAAGCTGGCCGTCCAGGCGCAACAGGCCCGACAGGCCATAGCCCAGGCGCGCCAGCTGGGGCGCATCGATCTTGAGCTTGAGCTTGTCATTGGCCGCGCCAAAGCTGCCGTTCAGATCCAGCGTATTGCCGGCCACCTGCAGATGGGCCTGGCTGGGCAGCAGGCGCATGCCGGCCAGGTCGATGTCGCCGCGTCCGGCCATGGGCAGGTCGCCATAGCTGCTGTCGTGGATGGTAAAGCCCAGCTTGAGCCGCAGTTCCGGCGAGAGCAGGCCGGCGGCGTTGAAGTCCAGGTTGATGCGAGCCGGTATCGCTGCCACGGTCTTGCCACCGCGTCGCGCGCTTGCTGCTGTCGGCGCGGTGACGGTCTGCAGCACGGCGGTCGGATCGAAGTCCACCAGACGGCCTTTGAAGGCATAGTCCATCGCGCCCACGGTCTTCATGCTGCCGGCGGCTTCCAGGCGCGACTTGCCGGCGGTCAGGCTGGCCTCGCGCAACTCCACTGTGTCAGCACGCAGGGTGCTGTCCAGATGCAGCCGCAGGGCGCTGTCTTGCAGCGTCAGCAGGAGCTGCCGGGCATCCGGGCCGAGTGTGGCCTCCACTGGGCCGGACAGGCGCGTGGGGCGAACCTGGTGATGGATCTGGCTGAGATCGAGCTCGCTGACGCGCAGCGCCAGGCGTCCGGCCATCGGCGTGGGCTGGGCGGGGTCCTGGCTGCCGGGCTGGAATTGGCCTGCGCCTTCGATACGGCCATTGCGGGGCAGCCGGATCTCCAGGCGCGTCAGGGCTTGCTGTTGCAGGTCCAGCTGCAGGTCGGCGCTGGCCGAGAGCAGCGGCAGCAGTTGCTGGTCCAGGCTGCCGGGACGGGCGTTGTTGATTTCTATCCGCCCGGCCACTTTCAGCGGCGCGTCGGCCGCCTGTCCGGCTGACGGGGCAAGGTCGGCGCGCACGCTGAGGTCGGCGGCGGGGGCGGTGGCGTGGAAGGCTTGTGGATTGAGATGCTGCAGGTCCACCCGGGCGCGTTTGAGCGGCACCGCGGCAAAGGGGGTGGCGATGATATCGGCGTCGCCCTTGAGCTTGTCGCCGCTGGCCTTGAGGGCCACGCCCAGTTCCTGCAGGGAGCCTGAAAGCTGCGCTGCCAGCTGGTATTGTTCCTTGAACTCGCCATGCTGGTAGACCCCGCCCAGCTCCAGTCCACCGCCGATGTCAAAGGGCGCCTTGCCGTTCAGGTGCACCAGCGCCGTGGCCTGGCCATAGGGTGTGACCAGGCTGTCGAGCACCAGCGTGTGCTGCACACCGTCGGAGCTGCCATGCAGGCGCAGCTTGCTGAGCTCAGTGGTGGACGTACCTTGGGTGAGGCTGAACTTGTCCAGGCTGATCTCGCCGATCTCCAGGGCCAGCGGCAGCGACAGCGAGGCCGGCAGGCTGCTGGGTTCGCTGGGCGAGGGTTGCTGGTTCAATTGCACTGTGCCGGCGCGCAGGTAGGCAAGGCTGAAACGGCGTTTGAGCAGCGACAGGCGCCAGCTGGCATCGAGCCGGTCGATATCGAGGATGCGTTGGCCATCCTGGTAATGCACGGCGCGCAGGTGCAGGCCGTCGGCCACGGTGCCGCCCAGCAACTGGCCGGAGAGCTTGCCTCCCAGCGTCTTGACGGCAGTATTCCAGAGCAGCCGGGCGCCGCTTTCGGTCTGGGTCGCGTAGAGCGCAGCGCCGGCCAGCGCCAGCACCATCACGGCCACGCTTGCGCCGCTCCAGGCGGCGATGCGGCCCGCGCGCCCGCGGCGGCGCGTATCGGGTCTGCCCGCTGGGCCCGAAGGGGGCGTGGAGGACGGCTGGGGCTGGGGTGGGGCTGCTGGCTGGTCGCTCATGCGTGTTGGTCGCTGTCTATCGTTTGTACCGTCGGTTTGTATCGTCGATATCTTTTATATCGTTATATCGCTATATCGTTTTTGGCTTGCTGGCCACGGTGTCCTGCCGGTTCTGGACGCTTGCGCTAGAAAGCGATCCCCAGCGAGATGTGAGGTCGGATCTGGCGTTTCTGGATGCCATAGGCCAGGTCCAGGTTGAGGGTGCCGACCGGACTGCGCCAGCGCGCGCCCGTGCCCACGCCATGATAGAAGGTCTTGTTGCTCCAGTTGTCCGCCGCCGCGCCCATGTCATAGAACACGGCAGCGCCCCAGTTCTCGCTGAACCAGCGCTGGTATTCGGTACTGCCCACGGCCAGGTACTTGGTGGGATAGACGGTGCCGTTCTGCTCATTGCCGATGCTCTGGTAGCTGTAGCCGCGCACCGAATCGTTGCCGCCGGTACGGAACAGCAGTGAGGCCGGCACCGAGCCGGCCCGGCCTGCCGTGAAGACGCCGCCCAGCTCGGCGCGCAAGACCACGATATCGCGCTTGCCGACCGGCACGAACTGCTTGAAGCGTCCATACAGGCGGCTGAAGCTCTGGTCGGTCAGCACCCCCTTGAGGGCCAGGCCGGCTTCCAGCGTCAGGAGGTTGCCGTGGCGGGGGAAAATGGGATTGTCCACATTGCGGCGCGACCAGGCAAAGCCCGGCACCAGCGCGCGGTGCTTGCCCGGGGTGACGATGGTGTTGGCCGGCAGGGTCACGCCGTTTTCCTGCACCAGCTCATCGCGGTAATAGGTCAGCGAATAGGTGGTGTCGTAGTTATCGCTGTTGCGGGCGCGCTTGAGGCCGACCTGCTGGGTGCGCAGGTCGATGCCTTCCAGCGTGGTGCGGTCGTACGCGGTATTGATGCTGTTGACGAAGGCCTTGCTGTCCGGCGGCATGGCCAGCGACAGCAGGCCGTACTGGCGCTTCTGCTCCAGCCGCAGCTGGCTGTCGAAGACATAGGCGCGGTTGAACACGTTGTAATGCGAATAGCGCCCTTCGGCCTGGGCCCCGGTATCGGTGCCATAGCCCACGCCGGTGCGGATGCGCTGGGTGGGGAACTCGGTGACCTGCACCTTCACCGGGGTCTGGTCGGGATGGGCGGGGTCGTCGTCGATGGCAACGATGGCGTTGGAGAAGTAGGGCGTGTTCTGGATCTGCCGTTGCAGCGCCAGGAGCCGGTCCACATCATAGGGCTCGCCTACGATCAGTGGACTGACGTTGCGGATGATCGATTCGGGGTAGCGCCTGGTGCCGGTGATCTGCAGCGCACCCAGGGTAAAGGCCGGACCGCTGTCATAGCGCACGCTCAGATCGGCCTGCTGCGCCTGCGGGGCGATGCGGGCTTCGGAGTCGGCGATGCGGGCGGCGGCGTATTTCTTCTGTTGCAGCGTTGCCAGGCCGGCATTCTTGGCCTTGTCCCAGTCCTGCTGGCGGAAGGGTTCGCCGGGGCTGAGCGACCAGTCGGTGCGCAACTGCGCCACGCGCGCCGCATCCTGGCTGGCGGCGCTGCCGGTGACGCTGATCTCGGCCGATTCGACCAGGGTGCGCGGGCCGGGATCGACGGTGACCGTGATGCGCCGCACGCCGTCCTTGCCGGCGGCGCTCTCTTCGCTGACCTTGGTCACGGGCGTGAAATAGCCTTCGGTGGCGGTCAGGTCGCGCACCTGCTCGCCGGCGGTGTCCATCATGAACTTCAGTTGCTCGTCGCTGATGTCGTCGCGGTCCTGGTAGCGGGACAAGTCAAGGAAGTCCTTGAGCAGCGACTGCACCGGCTTGGGCGCTTCGATATCCACCTGGTAGGCGGCAATAGCGGGTTCTGCGGCGCACCAGAGGAGGGTGATGGCCAGGCTGCGGGTCCATTTCATGGAATCATTGCGTCATTGTGATCGGTTCAGGCGGCCGGCCCGGCGGTGGGCATTCGGGTAGGATGAGGGCTAGGCGGCACGCGCCACCAAGCCTGACCCGTGTGCGCTGCCGATAGTTCCTGGCCACGCCGCGTCGCCGGCGGGTTCTTGCGGGCGCGTCGCAGTCAACGCCGCGCCAGCCGCCTGGGTTGCAAGCGCGTATTGTAATGCGCCGGACGTGCTTGCCGAACCGATGATTGCATTTCAGTCATGCCTCATGGCGCAGATTCAAGGAGAGTAGTGTGAGCAGTGCGAGCAATGTGAGTATTGATGCGTATTCGGAAAAGGCCAGCTGCGAGCGCCTGCTGTGGGTGCATCGCTGGACCGACAAGCTGTTGAGTTTCCGTACCACCCGGCCGGCCGGCTATCGGTTCACGGCCGGCCAGTTCGCGCGCCTGGGCCTGGAGATCGATGGCCAGGTCGTCTCGCGCGCCTATTCGATCACTTCCGCCGAGCATGAAGACGTGCTGGAGTACTACGCCATCATCGTGCCGGGCGGGCAGTTCACCAGCCGCCTGGACGCCTTGCAGCCGGGCGACCCGGTCTGGGTCGAAAAGCTCAGCTACGGCTTCATGACGGCTGACCGCTTCAGCGACGGGCGGCAGCTCTGGATGCTGGCCACCGGCACCGGGCTGGGGCCTTATGTGTCCATCCTGCAGCAGCCGGAAGTCTGGCAGCGCTTCGAGGATCTGGTGCTGGTGCATGGGGTGCGTCAGTGCGCCGAACTGGCCTATGCCGACAAGTTCGCGCAATTGCGCCAGCAGGCCGCCGCCCAAGGCTGGCCAGCGCGCCTGCACAGCTTGCGCTGCGTCACCCGCGAAGAGGTCCTGCCGTCCTCGCCGGGGCTACTGGCCGGACGCATCACCGACCTGTTGCGCGGCGGTCAGCTGGAGCAGGCCGCCGGCCTGTCGCTGACCGTGGATGACGCCCGCGTCATGGCCTGCGGCAATCCCGAGATGGTCACCGAAGTGCGGGAACTGTTGCGGCAGCGCGGCATGAGTCCTTTGCGTCGCGCCGGCGGCGGCCAGTTCGTCACCGAAGACTATTGGTGAGGTGCTCCCCGGCGACGGTTGGCGTAGGATAGGGCTTAACAAAGGTAAATGTCGGACTTGTTGAAAAGAATAGGGCCATATTTTTCGGCTTCCATGAAGAAAGAAGGCAGACTCAAGAAAAGCGGCGATGGTCATATCGAAATAATTCGATTTTTAGGTCATATAT is drawn from Herbaspirillum seropedicae and contains these coding sequences:
- a CDS encoding translocation/assembly module TamB domain-containing protein, whose translation is MSDQPAAPPQPQPSSTPPSGPAGRPDTRRRGRAGRIAAWSGASVAVMVLALAGAALYATQTESGARLLWNTAVKTLGGKLSGQLLGGTVADGLHLRAVHYQDGQRILDIDRLDASWRLSLLKRRFSLAYLRAGTVQLNQQPSPSEPSSLPASLSLPLALEIGEISLDKFSLTQGTSTTELSKLRLHGSSDGVQHTLVLDSLVTPYGQATALVHLNGKAPFDIGGGLELGGVYQHGEFKEQYQLAAQLSGSLQELGVALKASGDKLKGDADIIATPFAAVPLKRARVDLQHLNPQAFHATAPAADLSVRADLAPSAGQAADAPLKVAGRIEINNARPGSLDQQLLPLLSASADLQLDLQQQALTRLEIRLPRNGRIEGAGQFQPGSQDPAQPTPMAGRLALRVSELDLSQIHHQVRPTRLSGPVEATLGPDARQLLLTLQDSALRLHLDSTLRADTVELREASLTAGKSRLEAAGSMKTVGAMDYAFKGRLVDFDPTAVLQTVTAPTAASARRGGKTVAAIPARINLDFNAAGLLSPELRLKLGFTIHDSSYGDLPMAGRGDIDLAGMRLLPSQAHLQVAGNTLDLNGSFGAANDKLKLKIDAPQLARLGYGLSGLLRLDGQLGGTRQRPSLQASYQAEQLGFGPHKLQHLAGQAEIHSNLAAGVASPENRLALTLEGDGYSGPQAELAQLAVKLDGTYAKHSLSLKANGKLLNRPLALTLAAHGQVTEKTRGQYGWNGSIDQLSNDGFPRIAMLHPLALQASPEAVEAGSTRIEIDRTALDLRHLSWRQGRIASAGEVRALDVGRLLELAQQLGAAAPPMKTDLVLDSDWDFSLAESARGYVQIARQSGDLRLVTSNGEATLGLSELKLRSDFQGEQMRLSGRVDASRIGTLALGGQIGLQRVDQLLTLADGSPLALNARLELPELKRIGDLIGPQVSLNGKLSADLNVAGTLAQPKLSGAVNGDDLAVTQFDQGIQLKDGIVRIVMDSNVIDLRQIEFHGGRGTLRAGGKIQLGADNPDLNATLTAEQLELFASPDRRLMLSGQGKISNVNEQLHVDGKFTVDHALFDLPKSSAPKLGDDVVIISRSGKNQVGGQASSKQRLEAATEKPASKFAPFINIAVDLGNDFRFRGSGADLRLRGEMAVRSEPLSPMRASGTINVAEGSYEAFGTKLNIERGIINFQGPIANPNINILAMRRNQDVEAGVSVTGNANQPRVQLVSEPNVPDDEKLSWMMFGHGTDNSSIGQRTASSQALALVGNMGGKRIAKDIGLDQFSIGSSESGLTNDQVVNLGKAITEKITLGYEQSLQGAASVAKATWQISRRWSVVARAGTINGLNILFNRRYD
- a CDS encoding autotransporter assembly complex protein TamA — translated: MKWTRSLAITLLWCAAEPAIAAYQVDIEAPKPVQSLLKDFLDLSRYQDRDDISDEQLKFMMDTAGEQVRDLTATEGYFTPVTKVSEESAAGKDGVRRITVTVDPGPRTLVESAEISVTGSAASQDAARVAQLRTDWSLSPGEPFRQQDWDKAKNAGLATLQQKKYAAARIADSEARIAPQAQQADLSVRYDSGPAFTLGALQITGTRRYPESIIRNVSPLIVGEPYDVDRLLALQRQIQNTPYFSNAIVAIDDDPAHPDQTPVKVQVTEFPTQRIRTGVGYGTDTGAQAEGRYSHYNVFNRAYVFDSQLRLEQKRQYGLLSLAMPPDSKAFVNSINTAYDRTTLEGIDLRTQQVGLKRARNSDNYDTTYSLTYYRDELVQENGVTLPANTIVTPGKHRALVPGFAWSRRNVDNPIFPRHGNLLTLEAGLALKGVLTDQSFSRLYGRFKQFVPVGKRDIVVLRAELGGVFTAGRAGSVPASLLFRTGGNDSVRGYSYQSIGNEQNGTVYPTKYLAVGSTEYQRWFSENWGAAVFYDMGAAADNWSNKTFYHGVGTGARWRSPVGTLNLDLAYGIQKRQIRPHISLGIAF
- a CDS encoding ferredoxin--NADP reductase; its protein translation is MSSASNVSIDAYSEKASCERLLWVHRWTDKLLSFRTTRPAGYRFTAGQFARLGLEIDGQVVSRAYSITSAEHEDVLEYYAIIVPGGQFTSRLDALQPGDPVWVEKLSYGFMTADRFSDGRQLWMLATGTGLGPYVSILQQPEVWQRFEDLVLVHGVRQCAELAYADKFAQLRQQAAAQGWPARLHSLRCVTREEVLPSSPGLLAGRITDLLRGGQLEQAAGLSLTVDDARVMACGNPEMVTEVRELLRQRGMSPLRRAGGGQFVTEDYW